One Octopus sinensis linkage group LG11, ASM634580v1, whole genome shotgun sequence genomic window carries:
- the LOC115217574 gene encoding 5' exonuclease Apollo-like yields MNGHIIKGTPIAVDFWQIRKCPDAKLFFLTHFHSDHTVGLTSSWNQPIYCSKVTGDLICKKFNVARELIRPLELNTPVLIPVDATYTETVTVVAVDANHCPGSVMFLFQGYFGCMLYTGDFRYEPKVITDSYLSSLSCSVDTLYLDNTFCDPKCAFQSRRQAKDWITELISYYPGHDIIFGMKSLGKPNLLIEIAKHFQEFIAVPQKMFEYFELIETPDVFQIDTAEQECRIRVVPFYLVTEKYLDKLTRETIAIFPTAIYEGLDGSPYCNQNNIYVIPYSDHSSYPELVEFVKRISPKQIIPIVKANTKGPFNISVAHRADMSCFNQYLSTSPIKKYTMPTFLKSSIGDNAKKILSSAAKKKIQRHVLKRHIPKGVVFESPTKSSPTKPEEKSDRLEPKINEENHKNIPSVSGNSPNSSKTDSNSKTVEALQTSSLNIVNKNSDCDRQDTVTGISITKTPTKSNKQKKGIGRNSEIPDASKENFAEKISLFENQSQQNSDNIEQHEDPVPLSDRNVTENICRTNVNNGERSEKSLKISTTTANCRQQLPMIEQLSEISPSNKLDKRRKETENAGDEEFVAESLEDDSSSSNSNTSTIYYLNEPDVVEENTGKKKGVSSKKRKLPLSVGQHSKDYSKLFKRPKEVADVDFEPGSFDSSSCALPSNGNCIMAKQSNNQCRRLVSSYFEQDKNSVENNPSTSRSSLDYTTKHVLSRCHELEPSLIEKYQNIIEKFVLKQREINLL; encoded by the coding sequence ATGAACGGACACATTATCAAAGGCACTCCTATTGCAGTGGATTTCTGGCAGATTCGTAAATGTCCTGATGCTAAACTATTTTTCCTGACACATTTCCACAGTGACCATACAGTCGGCCTCACATCTTCTTGGAATCAGCCAATCTACTGCTCCAAAGTAACAGGAGACCTCATTTGTAAAAAATTTAATGTCGCTCGAGAATTAATCCGACCTTTGGAGCTAAACACTCCGGTTTTAATCCCTGTCGACGCTACGTATACTGAGACGGTTACTGTCGTAGCAGTTGATGCTAACCATTGCCCCGGATCAGTTATGTTCTTGTTTCAAGGTTACTTTGGTTGTATGCTTTATACCGGTGACTTTCGGTATGAACCTAAGGTAATAACCGACTCTTATTTGTCGTCACTTAGTTGTAGTGTTGATACTTTATATCTCGACAATACTTTTTGTGATCCAAAATGTGCGTTTCAATCTCGTAGGCAAGCTAAAGACTGGATTACGGAATTGATCAGTTATTATCCAGGACACGATATCATTTTCGGTATGAAAAGCTTAGGCAAACCAAATCTACTCATTGAAATCGCAAAGCATTTTCAGGAATTTATCGCCGTACCTCAgaaaatgtttgaatattttgaaCTTATCGAAACCCCTGATGTTTTTCAAATTGACACTGCTGAACAGGAATGCCGAATTCGGGTTGTTCCTTTTTACTTAGTAACAGAGAAGTATTTAGATAAATTAACGAGAGAAACAATTGCAATATTTCCAACAGCAATTTATGAAGGGCTTGATGGCTCTCCATATTGCaaccaaaataatatttatgtgaTACCTTATTCAGATCATAGCTCATATCCAGAGCTTGTAGAATTTGTTAAAAGAATTAGTCCCAAGCAAATAATTCCAATTGTTAAAGCTAACACAAAAGGACCATTTAATATTTCAGTAGCTCATCGTGCAGATATGAGTTGTTTTAATCAATACCTTTCCACGAGTCCCATCAAAAAGTATACCATGCCAACTTTCCTTAAAAGCTCCATTGGAGATAATGCCAAAAAAATTCTGTCCTCAGCTGCTAAAAAGAAAATCCAAAGACATGTCCTAAAACGTCATATTCCCAAAGGAGTTGTTTTTGAATCTCCCACAAAATCATCTCCAACCAAACCAGAAGAGAAAAGCGATCGCTTAGAaccaaaaataaatgaagaaaaccataaaaatattccatcagtctcAGGGAATTCTCCAAACAGTTCTAAAACTGACTCTAATAGTAAGACTGTAGAAGCTTTACAAACGTCTTCCCTAAATATAGTAAACAAGAATTCTGACTGTGATAGACAAGATACAGTAACAGGAATTTCAATTACGAAGACTCCAACTAAAAGTAATAAGCAAAAAAAAGGCATTGGAAGGAATTCAGAAATACCTGATGCTTCAAAAGAAAATTTTGCTGAAAAAATTTCGTTATTTGAAAATCAATCACAACAGAATTCTGATAATATTGAACAACATGAGGACCCAGTCCCACTTTCTGATCGAAATGTAACCGAAAATATTTGcagaacaaatgtaaataatggcgAACGGTCAGAAAAGTCTTTAAAAATATCAACAACTACTGCAAACTGCAGACAGCAATTACCAATGATTGAACAGTTAAGTGAAATCTCACCAAGCAACAAATTagacaaaagaaggaaagaaactgaGAACGCCGGTGATGAAGAATTTGTTGCTGAATCTTTAGAGGATGACAGTTCATCATCCAACAGTAATACAtcaacaatatattatttaaacgaACCAGATGTAGTCGAAGAAaacacaggtaaaaaaaaaggtgtttcTTCAAAGAAACGCAAACTGCCATTGTCTGTTGGGCAACATTCAAAAGACTACTCTAAACTCTTTAAGAGACCTAAAGAAGTCGCCGACGTTGATTTTGAACCAGGAAGTTTTGATTCTAGTTCGTGCGCTTTGCCAAGCAATGGAAATTGTATAATGGCAAAGCAGTCTAATAATCAATGTCGGAGGCTTGTATCTAGTTATTTTGAACAGGATAAAAACTCAGTTGAAAATAACCCCTCTACATCAAGATCTTCATTAGACTACACAACCAAACATGTCCTTTCACGGTGTCATGAACTGGAACCCTCTTTGATTGAGAAGTATCAAAATATTattgagaaatttgttttaaaacaaagagaaattaaTTTACTTTGA